A stretch of DNA from Spirosoma endbachense:
GCTTTGCTGCCCAAGGCCGTTAGGGCAAAAAATCGTTTTCGCCTTCCACCCCGCTCGGCGGTGGCACCGCCCAACTGGGAGGATAAATACCCTTTTTCTTCGAGTCGGTATAGTGTTGCATGAACGGCGCTGATAGTAATGCTCCGACCGGTCTGCTGCTGAAGTTGTTCCCAGATAATGACTCCATAGGCTTCTCCCCCACAAGCGGCCAACACCAGTAGAACAACCTCTTCAAACTCTCCCAGAAAGGTTCTTTTCATGGAATTAGATTTTTATTGGTTTGTTATAATAAAGCAAAACAAATCTAATGCCAACTAACAACAGATGCCTGTCAGATCCATTTAAAGCCCATTTGACCTAAAAATCCAACCGCTAACTCGTCCAGAAACGGACAAAACCTGTACCATTATGGACAGTACCATCCGCTTCCGAATTCGTTTTTTACTTCTCAGGCCGTTGCTGTTCTGTCAGCGAAATCTGATCGGTTTGTGCATCCATGTGGGTAATACAACCGGATTCTTGTTTCGGGTAACGGCATGCTTTCAGGGCCTTGCTCCCACCCATGGAGCTAAAAAGTTATTGTGTTCCTTCGCATCGTCTACGAAATTGATACAATTAAATAAGCCCGAACCTTTGCAGATCCGGGCTTATTCAGTCGTCTTTTCAGAAACCTAATTCATACTAGTGCTCGGCCAATTTAACCCTATAAGCCGGGCCGCCGATGCGGTGTCAAAAATCACACCAGCGGCCCGGCTTATAGGGTAGTCATCAACCCCATTCATGACTAGTCCGTATAAAATAAAAATGGGAAGAGTACTAGGTTCGAACTAAAATTACGAGGCTAGTTGCTTACTCAGTAACCAGGGTTTTGTTTGAGCTGCGTGGAGACATTTAATACATTCTGACCAATTGGGAAAATAGCCGTGTGATCATCTGCATCGGGTTGTTTATCCCACCACGTGCCTTTATTGAACACACCCCACCGAATCAGGTCAGTGCGTCTGCGGCCTTCTACCAGAAATTCTCGTCCCCATTCATCCAGCATTTCCTGATCCGTTAGCTGACTGCCGTCGGGTTTATACAAACTTGACGAACCTGTAGGATAATTTCGTGCCCGAACCGTATTGAGGAGTACAGCGGCAGCAGCTTTGTCACCAGCCCGGTATTTGCATTCTGCAAGCGAATAATAAATCTCAGCCAGCCTGATTTCTGCATAGGCCGACGAAATTTTATTGAGGTCGCTACTCGGATAATACGGATATTTTACTGGGAATATCCCTGAGTTATGATCCGCATGGTTCATGTCCGATTCTTTATCCGTTATTTTTTTGCCTGGTTTCGCATCCAAGAACATACCCACCTGATCCCGTAAGTATAGCGCGTAAGGGCCTTTGTTGCTTCTTGCTGTATCGGCCTTCCCGCTAGTATTTGTGTAGGGCAAATAGCCATATAAGAACATACCCTCCCGTTTGCTGCTGCCTAAGTTTTTGTATTTTTTCAACCGGAAATCATCCGCGTATTTTTGAAATTTGATAAACGGTTTACCCATGGTGAACGAATACTCCGTACTATCAACATCCCGGCCCGGCTGCAAAGCATATTTGGGATTAGCCGTACCAAAATCGGTGAATCCAAAATAAAACGTGGCCTGGGTTGGTAACATCCAGAAATACATGCCGCCATCATACTGCCAGTGGGTCAGCGCAAAACTACCCGGAAAGCCAAAAACCGTCTCTGAAGAAGTGGAATTGGTATAATCAAACGGAGCGTCCCAGCGGCTTTCCAATGCATAGTTGCCGTATTTACCCGAAATGATATCCTGGCATACCGTCGCGCAATCGGCAAACCGGTCGGTACCGGTATATACCTTGGCATTCAGGTATAACCGGACCAGCAGGGCCGCAGCTCCTGCCTGGGTCCATCGACCAATGGCGTTGGCTCCTAAGCTTGCCCGTGCAGGCAGTTTGGGAATTGACTCTTTCAGTTCCTGTTCAATAAAGGTAAATGCTTCCTGAGGGGAAACCTGGGGACCTCCCTGGGATTCACCTTTTACTTTTTTTACCAGGATGATGTTACGATAAAAATCCAGCAGTCTGAGATTGAGCCAGGCCCTCAGCGTTCGAAGCTCAGCAATCATATCATCCAGTTCGGCCTGAGTCATGCTAAACTTGCCAGGGTCCGTAATGGCCTGCAAATCCTCCAGGGAATTCGTAGCCAGATTAACACCCTGGTAAAGGGCATTCCAGGCATCATTGGTGTACCCATCATTGGGAGTCCACGTGTGGTAATGAACACGCTGGTATTGCCCCCCATCGAACCAGTCGCCCTGCCGGTTGGGTGTCATCAGTTCATCCGTACTGTTTTCCTGAAGCATAAACGTTGCCCCACCCTGAATGCTCCAGTAACTGTGTTCAAAAGCACGCAGAAAATCACGGGTTACGTCGGCTTTTGTCTGGAGAAAATTTCCGGACGTAATTCTGTCATACAACACTTCATTCAGGTTCGTACAACCGCCTGTCAGCAGGAGAAAAACCGAGAGCGAAGCCCAGATTATATTCTTGAGAAATCGATTCCGTTTCATGGGATATATCGGTAATAAGGATTAGAACGTAAGCTGAAGACCCAGCAGTAACTGTGTGGTGGAGGGGTAATAATTCAGAGTACCATTATTGTCGCTGTTAGTATTCACCCCCGGATACAGGCCATTTACCTGGATTAAATCAGGGTCACCTCCGGTAAATTTGGTAAACGTCTTCAGGTTTCTGGTGGTCGCATAAACTCGAACGGAACGCAGGAATTTTACGGCCAGTGGCTGGGTATAACTCAGCGTTATGTTGTCGATTTTAACGAAGCTCCCCGGCTCCAGAAAGTAATCAGACAGCGCAGAGTAGGTAGCGGCATTCGTGAGTTTTGAATATTTACTCCCATTGTAGGCTGAAGTGAGCGTATTGGCATTTTGCTGGGTAGCAGGCGTACCTAAATAAAATGCGTAGGTGTTAAAGAGCTGATAGCCAAACGTACCGCGCAGAAAAACACTCAAATCCCATTTTCTGTACTTGAAATTATTCGTCAGACCAGCCGTAAACTTGGGAAGACCATTTCCGACAAACCGTTTGTCGTCATTGGTGGCTTTATTGGCGACGATGACATCACCTTTCTTGTTGTAAACCAGCAAGGCTCCTGTATCATCGACGCCAGCCGATTTTAGGGCATAAAAACTACCAATGCGGGTGTTTTCCTGTAAACGCTGAATATTACCCGGACTGCCCGGCGCTGGCATACCTACTACATCAATGTAGGTCTGGCCTTTATAGGCTTCATTGGAAAACGAAACAAATTTATTGCTGTTGGTTGCTCCGGCAAACGTCAGATTATAGCTGAAATCTTTCTGCGTAACGACGGCAGCGTTCAGCTGGATTTCCAGTCCTGAATTCTGCATTGTACCGACGTTGGCAAAAGTTGTTCCCTGAACATTGGGTGGATTCGGGACATTATACGAACCAAGCAGATCTTTATTGGTCCGGACATAATAGTTCAGGCTACCCGTCAGCCGACTGTTTTTGAACAGGTCGAAATCCAGGCCGACATTGAAATTGATTGCCTTTTCCCACCGCAGATCGTAATTCGTGTTCTGGCTTGGGCCCCAAACCTGATAGGAGGTGCCATTGTAGTTATAATAGCCATACCCGCTATACGTATCCAGTGACAGGTAATTACCAAAGTCCTGATTACCCGTTTCCCCGTAATCAGCCCGAAGTTTCAGTTCGTTTAACCAGGAAATGCCCTGCCCAAATTTCTCCTGCGTAATCCGCCAGCCCACCGATGCCGCCGGGAAATAGCCCCACTTATTGTCAAACCCGAATTTAGACGAGCCCTCCCGTCGAAGGCTGGCCGACAGGTAGTATTTCTGATCGAAATCATAATTCAGTCGGCCGAAAAAAGCCGCTAGTTTGGAGCTATTCCGATACGAGCCGACATTGTTGACGCCCTGTTGCAGATTCCAGAGTCCTGTTCCTAAATTATTGTAAGTCAGCACATCCGACGGAAAATTCTCGTTGGAGGCATTAAAGCCCGAAGACGTAAAGAACTGATACGAATACCCGGCGAGCAGCTTAATGGAATGTTTTTGACGGTCAAGTGCATAATTACCCGTCCATTCAAAGCTTTTCTGATCATTTTCATCCAGCGATTGGGAAGCCGTATTGCGTCCCGTTCCATTAATTACGGTTGTCAGGGTTGAAGGACTGAATTTTTCGTTTCGAAACGACGAACTCACTTCACCCAGGGTGACCATTGTGCTCAGATTATCGAGCAGGTTCAGCTTAAATGAACCATTAAGATCCAGGTATTTTACGTCCTGTTGAGACTGGGCCATTCGGGCATTCTCTACGGGGTTGTTGGCAAAAAAGCCAGACGTGATATAAGCGTATTTGCCCGTATTGTCGTACAGTGGTTGCGTAGGATTAAGCGTTAGGGCATAATTGAATCCACTGTAATCGGCCAGGTTGGTTTTTGTGTACCGGGGTGCTGCGCTGAAGGTAATGGCATACAGGTTATTCTCGGATGTATGATTAATGTTCACCCGACCGCCATATTCCTGCTTCGATGAGCGCAGGTCGATTCCCGTAGCATTTCGATAGTCAAGAGAGGTAAAATAATTGGTTTTCCCATTGCCCCCGGAAAACTGTAATGTATGTTTCTGGGAAAAAGCGGGATCACGGCTGACGGACTTTAACCAGTTGGTGTTCCCGCCCAGGTCTACCCCCCGTTTATTGGCCAGAAACTCGTCTTTGGAAAGCACCGACAGTTTGTTGGTGATGAAATCAAACGACCCATAACTATCATAAAAAATGCGGGATTCATTGGAGCCTTTTTTAGTCGTAATGACAATCACTCCATTACTTCCCCGCGTTCCGTAAATAGCCGAAGCCGCCCCACCTTTCAGCACATCGATGGACTCAATTTCATTTTGGTTGATGTTATCCAGATTACCACCCGGTATACCATTGATGACAAACAGCGGGCCTAAGCCTGCACTACGCGACGATACGCCCCGTAACTGGATACTGGGCGTTGAATTGGGGTCTCCGGCAGCGGTGTTGGTTACCGACAAACCGGCGACTTTCCCCTGAATGGCCATCAATGGGCTGTTGCTGCCAACCCGGAGCAGATCCTGCGAGGATAGGTGCGTAATGGCACTGGTAACTTCCTTGCGGCTCAGCGAGCCATAGCCAACTACAACAACTTCGTTGATTGATTTCACGTCGGTCTTCAACTGAATATTCAGCGTGGTCTGATTGCCAACCGATGCCTCCTGCGTCGCGAAACCAACAAAACTAAACACAAGGGTCTGTGGGCCATCGGGAATGGTCAATTTATAGGTACCCGATGCATCGGTCGCTGATCCGCGCGACGTTCCTTTTACCAGCACACTGACACCGGGTAACACTTCCCCTTTTTCATCGGTCACTTTCCCCGAAATAGTTCGATCTTCGGGCGCAATAATGGCCTCAATAAATTCTTCTTCCTGCAACCCAACCGGCGACTCGGGAGTGCGGGCTAAAATGATCTGATCACCCGATACGCTGAAACTGACCTGCAACGGAGGAAGCAGTTTTTCCAGCACATCCTTCAGGGTACTATTCTGTACCCTCAGCGAAACAAGCCGTCTTGACGGCACAATTTGAGGGCTATACGAAAACCGAACATTAGCCGCTTTTTCAATGCTGCGCAGAACAGTCTTCATGTTTTCTTTCTGGATATTCAGGCTTAACCGGCGGTTAAGCAATTCCTGTGCTGATGCATCATTAGCCAAGGAAATACCCACAAAAAATAAGGCCAGCAGAATTTGTATGAACGTGATTTTCATACACCTTAGTAAGTAAGGGTTTACTTTTTTCATATTTTTGACTGGTTGGTTCGGTTTTGTAGAATCGGACAAAATAATCCCTATCCCCCCTCTTTAGGGGCGGCATCTCAGTAGGGTAAACCGTTTGGCCAATGGTGCTCGCACCACCATTGGCTTTTTCGATTACTAAGAAAAGATCGTGATTAGGTTTTCATGGCTGTTCATCGTTAAGGTTAAGAAGGTAAGTAAAGAGAAGCGACACGGAGAGGTTTATTGACAACGCCCACCATTGATGATCACCTGCCCATCAATGATTTCATACGTAGCCCCAAAGGTTTTGCAGATAACAGCCAACTTCCCTTCGAACGGTTCAGCGACCAGCGATGCATTTAACTGGCAATTCGCCAAGGCTTCCTGATTGTAGCGAATAGTGATCCCGTAAGCCTGCTCGATATCCTGAAACACCTTTGTCAAAGGCGCATCGTCGTAGGTGAAACGAGTGATCTGTGGCTGAATGGCGGGTAATACCTGGGGCGAATCGGCCAGGCTCTTAATAAATTGCTCGGTTAGTCGGGAAAAGACGACCTGTTGATTCGGGTGCAATAAAACGCCCTTCCGATTAAGTGTTTTTGTGGCCGGTTGGTCCCGGTAAACGGATACCTGCCCCGATTGAACATTGACCCGAACGTCGGGTTCATCCGCAAAAGCGCGAACAACAAATTTTGTCCCTATAACCTTGGTAACCAACCCATTGGCGTAAACCAGGAATGGAATATTGGCATTCTTCGTTACGGTAAATGTTGCTTCGCCCAGCAGGTAGACGGATCGGGTATGCTGGTTAAATTCAGCGGCATAGCTGAATTTGCTACCGGGCGATAGCCAGACCGTTGATCCATCTGACAATCGAAAAGACTGGGGCTTATCCTGCTGATTTACCTTTTCTGTCGGCGTTTGCTTCAGAACGGCAATTTGCCGCTCGTAAGTTGGCTCCAGCCGATTTGTTTGCCAGGGCTGCCAGACTCCTAGCCCAATGACTAACAACACCGATGCCGCGGCTACCCAGGGCATCCAGGCTGACTTACGAACTGTTTTCTTTGCCAGGCTCTGCTGCGCATTGGTTTGTTTAATTCGCAGCAGGAGATGATGAATCGCATCTTCGGACAAATGAGTCTGGGCATACTCATTCAGACCCAGCCGAATGGCCTCTAATAGGTCAACTGCCTGCTTCCACTCTCCGTGCCGCTGTAGATTCAGTTGGAGCCACTGCTCCCAAAATGCCGTTGATTGGGTTGTCGGAGCCAGTTGATGATTGACAAAGTCATCGTCGGTCAGAAAGTCAGCGGGAGAAAAGCGATCGTAAGCCGGTTGCACAATCTACAGGTTTTGGCAGTAGATGACGACTTTGGCAAAACATACTCACTTTAACCTAAAAAAATATTGAAAAAAGTAAAGAACCCTAAAACGATCCACCCACGGAGTTTTTCAACAGCGCGAAAAACCAGGTTTTGCGCCGACTGCTTATTTACATCCATCACTTCGCCAATCTGGCTATAATCCATATTCTCAATAAAGCGTAATTTAATGGCTTCCTGCTGGCGAGGAGGAAGCTGAGCAATGAGTCGTTTCAATCGTTCCTGCTGCGTATTGGCCTGAGCCACTTCTTCCAGTCGTTCAATCTCATTTGGTTCTGCCCAAAGGTCTTCGAAATCAGCTTCCGCCAACGATTGATAAGGTCGTTCTTTACGAACGAGTAAATGTAGAATTCGGGTTTTAAGTGCCTTTAACAAATAATAGCGAACGTTGTCAGGGGTAGAAAGCCGTGTTCGCTTGACCCAGATTTCAGTGAAGACATCATGTACGCAGTCCAGAACAAATGCTTCAGAAGCGGCTACCAGACTTATTCCATAGCGATACATGGCTCGAACGTGCAATTGGTAAAGTTGCGTGTAGGCCTCCTCGTCTCCAGTCTGAAAGGCCTGCCAAAGTTGTTTTTCATCCACTTGTTGAGTTCCTCGTTTGCCTTCGCTTAAGTCATCGCTACGTTTTTCGATCGTATTCGGCGAACCTGTTGTTCCGCAGAATGATACGGTCAAACGAATAGCTGCTTAAGGTGTATTTCGACTAAAACCAATTCAATAAGCTATCCCAAAACAGCGCATCTAAAAGGGCAACAAATGTAGTGGTATTATAGCAGACAGAGAAAAACTATAGCATCGTTTTATTCTCACTAAAACCCGATCTCAATCGATCTTTCGTGAGAATAAAGTGCAAATTTTTTATAGCCGGTTTTTTGAAGGGTGCACGGTTTCAAACAATGGCACCCTCTGAGCGAAAACGTTGAATCAGGTATAACTATTTATTTCAGTACGGGCAATTCAATGACTGAGTTATCATATACCCGGTGAATGGCTTTACTAAAATCGTCGCTCTTCGCCTTGTAAATATTCTCGACGTACTTCTGCGGGTTTCGATCAATTAGTGGAAACCAGCTACTCTGCACCTGAATCATTAATCGATGCCCTTTTTTGAAGGTGTGCAGTATATCCTGTAGCTGGAGATTGACGTCGGTTATTTCCCCAGCTTTAAAGGGTTCCGGCTTTTCAAACGAATGCCGAAATCGGCCACGCATAACCTCCGATCGGACCATTTGCTGATAATTTCCAAGTGTTTTTTTGGGGTTGGCCAGATATGGGTGACCTGGCTCATTGGGCGGATACACATCGATTAGCTTAACTACCCAATCGGCATCAGTGCCCGACGTGCTAACCTTTAACTTTGCTTTAATTAAACCACCCAGTGTCAGATCTTCGGTCAACACCTCCGTCTGATAAGTCAGTACGTCTGCGCGCTGGCTGGCGAATCGCTGGTCGGCCGACATGTACTTGTTCAGGGGTGTAAAATCATCTACTGTTGTTTTCTCTTCTGAAAATGGAACCGGGTTCAACGGGTCACTGACGAACTCTTCGTACTTATTCCCGCTACCGCCCTGCGCAGCCAGTTTATGCTCAGTAGTCAAGTAAACCGGCCTGATTTGCACCGCAGCGGCAGGCCACTGGTCAAAGGTTCGCCATTCTTTTTTACCCGTGTCGAATAAATAGGCTTCAGGTAAGCCCGTTTTGCCATCGCCGGGCCCTTTCAGAAAATGATCAAAGAATCTGGCTTCGATATTCCGCTGGTAAAACGTGGCGATACTATCCCCAAAATAAATATCCCCATGTAGGCTATGGCCTGTCTCATTCGACCACTCGCGGTGACCGAATGGGCCCATCACCAGGGTATTATAAACGCCCGGATTATTTTTCTCAACAGTTTTGTAAATAGTAAGCGGGCCATATAAATCCTCGGCATCGAACCAGCCGCCCACGGTCATCAGGGCTGGTTTGATGTTTTTGAGGTGCGGAATAATGCTGCGTTTCTGCCAGAATTCGTCGTAGTTTGGGTGCTCAACGGTTTCTTTCCAGAAGAAATTAGTTTTGTAGTATTGATTGGCATTGGTTAATGGCCCCAACTCATAATGCCACCGAAAGCTATCCTGCGTGCCAGCATCGATGAACTGATCGGCAAACCAGGCTTTAGTTGTCGGTTGTGGACGCTGTACACCAAATAGTGGGTAGGCAAACAGCGCCATTTGTACAAAGGCTCCATTGTGATGAAAATCTTCAAAGAAAAGGTCAGAAACAGGTGCCTGAGGTGAAGCGGCTTTTAGGGCCGGGTGAGCTGCTACGGCTCCGGCAATCGTGTAAAAGCCAGGATAACTGATTCCCCATTGCCCAACCCGGCCATTGTTGGTCGGAATAGTCTTCAGGAGCCAGTCAATGGTATCGTAGGTATCCGAACTTTCATCAATGGCCGGAGTCAATTGACCAACAGGCACCTTGCCTTTTGGGGCAGTATGAGCCGCGACGGATGGCTTTCGATCACTCGTGACCGGTGTCATATTCGTAAAATTGCCTTCCGAAGCCCAACGCCCACGTACATCCTGATAAACGAAAATATACTTCTCGCGCATTAGCTGAACTGAAGGCCCTACCTGTTCAGGGTACGCATCGGCCCCATAGGGAGCCACGCCATAACAGGTACGAAATAAGAGAAACGGATATTTTTGGGTTGGAGAAGCATCCTTCGGAATGTAAACGGCAGTATGTAGCCTAACCCCATCGCGCATAGGAATTTTGTATTCCAGCTTCCGGTACGAATTGCGAACGAACTGGCCTGATTGAGCAGAGAGAGTCGACGGAAAAAGGACACTCAGCAGGATCCCTACGATACAAACGATTTTAAGCATAGTAATTAGAAGCGATCAGGGTCTCGAACTACCCTATTTGTGCACTGAGTCTGGCTTTAAGCCTCGTTAGTTCTCCAAGGAGTCGGGTTTCGCCGACTGGTGTTTCTGGAGTAAGCTGTTCAGCGATGCGGACAATTTCAAAATTCAGGGTTTCAATCTCCGTTTCCCGTTTATGATTGATGTCGACCAATGTTGAAATGAACTGACCGTCAGATAACTTGCTAATGGTGAGCAATTTATCTTCGACGGCTGCTGCAGATAGTTCTACACCGGCTGCTGCTGCAACCTGAACACATTCCTTGATGATTCGTTTTGCCAGAGCAAGCACGTCGGCTTCCCGGTGAAACACGCCGTTGTCAATGTCCAGCAAGGGGCAAATGGAATTGAAAACGCTATTGACAATTGCCTTTTCCCAGATTACCGGCTGGATGTTTGGCTCGGCTCTAAAGGGAAATAACGGACTATTTATTTTTTCGACGAGTGCGTTCAGATCTGGCTCATTACCCTTAATCGGGCCAACGGGAGATATGGTTACAGGCTTGTAGCGAATGCTGGATTCTGTTAGAAGCTGACTGGTCGTAAAGAGCACACATCGGTAAAGGTGAGGGAAACCTGCCTCTATAAACGGCCGTTCAACGCCCAGCCCGTTCTGCAACAGAACAACGGGAGAACTACCAATTTTATCGATCAGCTTAACCGCCAGGCCTACATTCCCAAACGACTTGTTGGTGAGCAGGATGATGCCTGTTAACGTGGGATAGTTGCTCAGAGAACCACATTCAATCTCTGCTTTAAGCTGCGAGCCATCACTGAGCTGGAGTGTTAATTTTTGTATAAATGCCGTTCCATCGTCCACACGACCCTGGATAAGTACCACTTTTTTTTGGGCGTGATGAAGGCAAACGGCCAGTGCCTTACCGATGGCACCCGAACCAACGATATAGATGATGTCACTCATATAGGTTGAAATAGATCAGATACTATAATCAATCCCGACGAATGGATACCCAATTGCTCAATAATTGGCGAACTAAAGGAAATCCGGGGATATAATGAGCTATAATTCGAGTCAAGTCATCCACATTCCAGTTCGCGATCTCATTCCTCAGCGAAAGGCAGTGTATCTGTACTATAAAGCATGGGATGTCCCTCAACGAATGGACAAAGATGCGCAAGGCTTTGGGAGGAAAACAGATACAGTTTTAATAATTTAGAGCATACCAGATTTAAGTTGATCTCACCAGGAGCATGAAAGTCGGGGCCTGATTGAAGCCCGCCCATACGTTTGTCAATAAACCTATAAGGTTTTAAAAACTGCTATGGCGGCCCGGCTTATAGGTCTAACTTGGCCGAGCACTTGTACCAAAAGCTCACTTAGATTTATTCACTTTTCAGACTCTTGACAGGGTTCAATAAAGCGGCTTTAATGGCCTGATAACTGATTGTCAGTAACGTGATTGCTAACGCCAGAATCAGCACGACTAAAAATACGCCAATCCCAATCGTTATTTTATAGGTATAGCTTTCCAGCCATTGGTTCATGGCATACCAGGCAATCGGCGAAGCGATCAAACAGGAAACAATCACTAACTGAACGAAATCTCTGGATAGTAATCCCCAAAGATTGGTTACGCTGGCCCCCAGCACTTTACGGATCCCAATTTCTTTGGTGCGTTGTTCGGCCATGAAGGAGGCCAGCCCAAATAAGCCCAAACAGGAAATGAAGATGGCCAGCAACGAAACAATGGCCGACAGGTTGCCAATGAGTTCTTCGTAGTTGAATTTTTTAGTGTACTCCGTATCGGCAAATTTATAATCGAAGGGAAAACCCGGATTGTATTTATCAAAAATCGGGGTTATTCGTTTGATCGCTTCCGAAGAGGCTACGTTTGGGTTTATCCGTACAGAAATCGTACCTACCCAATCTTTTTCAAAAATAACGGTCAATGGTGAGACAGCCCGATAGGGCGATTCCATCATGATATCGGGCAGAACGCCAACGACTATTCGATCACTACCATTCCATTTGACGAGCTCGCCTACGGGATGTTTCAGCCCCATTCGTTTAACGGCCGCTTCATTCAGAAGTACCCCTATTGAATCGGTACTAAAATCTCTGGAAAAATCTCGTCCTTCCTTAAGTTTAATGCCTATTGTTTTAGTGTAGTCGTAACTCGTGGCAATCGTTTTGAACCCTACGGATTTATCGTTGGGCGTTGAGCCT
This window harbors:
- a CDS encoding RagB/SusD family nutrient uptake outer membrane protein, with the translated sequence MKRNRFLKNIIWASLSVFLLLTGGCTNLNEVLYDRITSGNFLQTKADVTRDFLRAFEHSYWSIQGGATFMLQENSTDELMTPNRQGDWFDGGQYQRVHYHTWTPNDGYTNDAWNALYQGVNLATNSLEDLQAITDPGKFSMTQAELDDMIAELRTLRAWLNLRLLDFYRNIILVKKVKGESQGGPQVSPQEAFTFIEQELKESIPKLPARASLGANAIGRWTQAGAAALLVRLYLNAKVYTGTDRFADCATVCQDIISGKYGNYALESRWDAPFDYTNSTSSETVFGFPGSFALTHWQYDGGMYFWMLPTQATFYFGFTDFGTANPKYALQPGRDVDSTEYSFTMGKPFIKFQKYADDFRLKKYKNLGSSKREGMFLYGYLPYTNTSGKADTARSNKGPYALYLRDQVGMFLDAKPGKKITDKESDMNHADHNSGIFPVKYPYYPSSDLNKISSAYAEIRLAEIYYSLAECKYRAGDKAAAAVLLNTVRARNYPTGSSSLYKPDGSQLTDQEMLDEWGREFLVEGRRRTDLIRWGVFNKGTWWDKQPDADDHTAIFPIGQNVLNVSTQLKQNPGY
- a CDS encoding CocE/NonD family hydrolase, which gives rise to MLKIVCIVGILLSVLFPSTLSAQSGQFVRNSYRKLEYKIPMRDGVRLHTAVYIPKDASPTQKYPFLLFRTCYGVAPYGADAYPEQVGPSVQLMREKYIFVYQDVRGRWASEGNFTNMTPVTSDRKPSVAAHTAPKGKVPVGQLTPAIDESSDTYDTIDWLLKTIPTNNGRVGQWGISYPGFYTIAGAVAAHPALKAASPQAPVSDLFFEDFHHNGAFVQMALFAYPLFGVQRPQPTTKAWFADQFIDAGTQDSFRWHYELGPLTNANQYYKTNFFWKETVEHPNYDEFWQKRSIIPHLKNIKPALMTVGGWFDAEDLYGPLTIYKTVEKNNPGVYNTLVMGPFGHREWSNETGHSLHGDIYFGDSIATFYQRNIEARFFDHFLKGPGDGKTGLPEAYLFDTGKKEWRTFDQWPAAAVQIRPVYLTTEHKLAAQGGSGNKYEEFVSDPLNPVPFSEEKTTVDDFTPLNKYMSADQRFASQRADVLTYQTEVLTEDLTLGGLIKAKLKVSTSGTDADWVVKLIDVYPPNEPGHPYLANPKKTLGNYQQMVRSEVMRGRFRHSFEKPEPFKAGEITDVNLQLQDILHTFKKGHRLMIQVQSSWFPLIDRNPQKYVENIYKAKSDDFSKAIHRVYDNSVIELPVLK
- a CDS encoding RNA polymerase sigma factor, producing the protein MTVSFCGTTGSPNTIEKRSDDLSEGKRGTQQVDEKQLWQAFQTGDEEAYTQLYQLHVRAMYRYGISLVAASEAFVLDCVHDVFTEIWVKRTRLSTPDNVRYYLLKALKTRILHLLVRKERPYQSLAEADFEDLWAEPNEIERLEEVAQANTQQERLKRLIAQLPPRQQEAIKLRFIENMDYSQIGEVMDVNKQSAQNLVFRAVEKLRGWIVLGFFTFFNIFLG
- a CDS encoding FecR family protein; the protein is MQPAYDRFSPADFLTDDDFVNHQLAPTTQSTAFWEQWLQLNLQRHGEWKQAVDLLEAIRLGLNEYAQTHLSEDAIHHLLLRIKQTNAQQSLAKKTVRKSAWMPWVAAASVLLVIGLGVWQPWQTNRLEPTYERQIAVLKQTPTEKVNQQDKPQSFRLSDGSTVWLSPGSKFSYAAEFNQHTRSVYLLGEATFTVTKNANIPFLVYANGLVTKVIGTKFVVRAFADEPDVRVNVQSGQVSVYRDQPATKTLNRKGVLLHPNQQVVFSRLTEQFIKSLADSPQVLPAIQPQITRFTYDDAPLTKVFQDIEQAYGITIRYNQEALANCQLNASLVAEPFEGKLAVICKTFGATYEIIDGQVIINGGRCQ
- a CDS encoding SusC/RagA family TonB-linked outer membrane protein, with translation MKITFIQILLALFFVGISLANDASAQELLNRRLSLNIQKENMKTVLRSIEKAANVRFSYSPQIVPSRRLVSLRVQNSTLKDVLEKLLPPLQVSFSVSGDQIILARTPESPVGLQEEEFIEAIIAPEDRTISGKVTDEKGEVLPGVSVLVKGTSRGSATDASGTYKLTIPDGPQTLVFSFVGFATQEASVGNQTTLNIQLKTDVKSINEVVVVGYGSLSRKEVTSAITHLSSQDLLRVGSNSPLMAIQGKVAGLSVTNTAAGDPNSTPSIQLRGVSSRSAGLGPLFVINGIPGGNLDNINQNEIESIDVLKGGAASAIYGTRGSNGVIVITTKKGSNESRIFYDSYGSFDFITNKLSVLSKDEFLANKRGVDLGGNTNWLKSVSRDPAFSQKHTLQFSGGNGKTNYFTSLDYRNATGIDLRSSKQEYGGRVNINHTSENNLYAITFSAAPRYTKTNLADYSGFNYALTLNPTQPLYDNTGKYAYITSGFFANNPVENARMAQSQQDVKYLDLNGSFKLNLLDNLSTMVTLGEVSSSFRNEKFSPSTLTTVINGTGRNTASQSLDENDQKSFEWTGNYALDRQKHSIKLLAGYSYQFFTSSGFNASNENFPSDVLTYNNLGTGLWNLQQGVNNVGSYRNSSKLAAFFGRLNYDFDQKYYLSASLRREGSSKFGFDNKWGYFPAASVGWRITQEKFGQGISWLNELKLRADYGETGNQDFGNYLSLDTYSGYGYYNYNGTSYQVWGPSQNTNYDLRWEKAINFNVGLDFDLFKNSRLTGSLNYYVRTNKDLLGSYNVPNPPNVQGTTFANVGTMQNSGLEIQLNAAVVTQKDFSYNLTFAGATNSNKFVSFSNEAYKGQTYIDVVGMPAPGSPGNIQRLQENTRIGSFYALKSAGVDDTGALLVYNKKGDVIVANKATNDDKRFVGNGLPKFTAGLTNNFKYRKWDLSVFLRGTFGYQLFNTYAFYLGTPATQQNANTLTSAYNGSKYSKLTNAATYSALSDYFLEPGSFVKIDNITLSYTQPLAVKFLRSVRVYATTRNLKTFTKFTGGDPDLIQVNGLYPGVNTNSDNNGTLNYYPSTTQLLLGLQLTF
- a CDS encoding PadR family transcriptional regulator, with product MKRTFLGEFEEVVLLVLAACGGEAYGVIIWEQLQQQTGRSITISAVHATLYRLEEKGYLSSQLGGATAERGGRRKRFFALTALGSKALLEIQAMRQQLWQAIPDGKLQLIGG